The sequence below is a genomic window from Pelmatolapia mariae isolate MD_Pm_ZW linkage group LG9, Pm_UMD_F_2, whole genome shotgun sequence.
GGACCCAGAGGAGACGGTTGGTACCTCAGAGCTCCAACAACTCTGACAAACAGAGTCGCCGCCGCCGCCACGAGTCATCTGACACTGACCAACAGAAGGAGGCGGAGGTCATGACAGTGGAGGAGGACGTCACAGCTGACCCCACCTGGACTCCATCTGAAGGAGGTGAGTCAGATTTTACTGACGTTTAATATTTGTAGCttaaaaatattaagctttttatttcCACTCAATTCACTGGTCACATTTTATTTAGACTGGTTTAACTCCGGATTAACTCGTCGTGAGGTTGTTTTTTACTCTTGTGTAAATCAGGATTAATCTGAGGTTATCCTTGGTTTAACTCTTTCCTCTCGTGTCCCTGCAGGTGTTGCGCTCCAGCCGCTGCCCTCGGCTCCCGGAGCCCTGCGGGCGGACTCCCAGGATGCAGCTGCAGTGAAGCTGGAGCTCGACAGCACTGTGTGCGACGTTTGCGGCAAAGTGATGAAGAACAAGTCGAGTCTGGCTCGCCACTCCTTCATCCACACGGGGAAGAAGCCGTTCGCCTGCCACCTGTGTGAACTGCGCTTCAATCGCCGCGACAACCTGCAGCACCACCTGAATCGGCTGCATCCAGACGGCATCGCCAAGCGGGAGAAACAGCGGCAGGTTCAGGCATGGCTGTGTGCCGTCTGCGGCAAGACGTTCAGCTGCCGCTCGCGGCTCAAGACGCACGAGGTCATCCACTCAGGGGTGAAGCCGCACAGCTGCGACCTCTGCCCCAAGGCCTACATGAGGGCCAATGACCTTGAGCACCACAAGAAGGTCGTGCACGTGGACGGCGCCGCCGAGCCCCCGCGGCCGAGCTCACTGCTCTGCGACTTCTGCGGCAAAGAGTTTAAGTGCAGGTCGCAGCTCGCTGTCCACTTCCAGACGCACACGGGTGAGCGTCCGCACCTCTGCGACATCTGCGGCCGCAAGTTCGCTCGCCAGTACCAGCTCAAACGCCACAAAGTCCTGGTCCACAGCAACCACATCAATGGAGAAGACAGCCCACCGGACGCCCCGTTTGCCTGCGGCGTGTGTGGGAAACGGCTCAAATCTGAGGCGCTGCTCACTGCTCACGCCCGCATCCACACAGGTGACAAGCCTCACCGCTGTGGCGTCTGCCTGCGCAGCTTCCAGCGTGCTACctgcctcaaacagcaccaagTCCGCGTGCACCTGCGGGTCAGGGCGGGCGACACCAGTGCCAGCCGCAGGAGGAGCACCGCCACCTCTGAGAAGGCGTTCCCGTGCACAGTCTGCAGCAAGGTGTTCAAGTTTCGGTCGCTGCTGGCAAGCCACTCCACCATCCACAGCGACGCCCGGCCCTTCGCCTGCGACTTCTGCAGCCGCCGCTTCCGCCGCCTCAGCCACCTGAAGAGGCACCGAGAGGTCGTCCATGCCAACGGGGCGCGCCTGCCGCAGAGTTTCGTCTGCCACATCTGCGGCAAGGACAAGAAGTGTCGCTCGCAGCTCGCCAGGCACGTCATCATCCACACCGGGGAGCGCCCGTTCGCCTGCGACCTCTGCTCTGCCCGCTTCAACCGCCACGGCAAcctgcagcagcacaggaagCGCATGCACGGTGTTGGGACGCCGCCAGACGAGGAGGACCCGCCCATCCTTTTTGATGACGACGCGGTTCTGACGTACAAACAGGAGGAGACGGTGGTGGACTGCGCGGCAGAACTGTCTGAGGACGACGTGGACGCTGCTCAGCAGCTGGACGCCACCTGACAGCAGTGAGCGCGCTCACGGAGTCTTGATGCACCCGAGCAGCTCTGCAGGGTTTGACGAACAGACGGAGCTCTCAGAGGGTCTCATGATGTTCAAAGACAAGCAGAGGCAGCTGATTGGCTGGCGGGCTGGTCACAGATCAGCTGAGATTATGGTAGAAGGAGTTTGAATCAAACTTTATTTGTCTGTATCATGGTTTCATTAAAGATTGTTACATCACTGCTTCTGTGGTTTCTCAAGGTTCAGTCACATGATTTCATTAATATTGACGGTGACCAATCGGTGTGGAGGAGGAGTGTAACTGTGTTATCTTTTGCAGTTTAAAGGGTCAGctaaagaaatgtgtttgtgtgactgcTGGGAGCAAAGAGttgacaaaaacaacacacacctGGCTCTTTGCTCAGGTGTGCAGACAACACTCATCCCTCGCGTTAGGAGCCTTTTAATGCTTGAATGATTGAGTTCAGAGACATGTGacactagggctgttcgatataacgatatatatcggatgacgacatgaaaacatctatcgtttcattttacgctatcgtttgtttcgtggtgtcgcaaaataaactgtttacgtcaatattttttcatcgttttgatggtcactgtagtggctatattaatttcttaaagttctctctttctcttatatttaatgtaaccacactacggacggacctgtttttatgcgttgtcgttagcaacaacgatggTAAAACCAttgcgtgtccgcttgtttattttccacataaacctttcacaataaagctcaagatcctgttgagacttttcaaaataaactgaatcacgtgaaagagtatgcagagtgtttacggatgagaagtaaaagagccgtcaggtgctaaaaaataaaccttagactcaaacattagaacaggcttttccccgcagcgcgccgtgtaataaatacaaagaaaacggcggccgttacaacttatgtctaaaaatgtatcgtttcatgcatcggttaaaacactggactccaggtacacagcacccagctggaaacacttcgcacaagtcgagctgcccgagattcacagaatttacagaaaatgttacatttttgtgatttatatcgttatcgggacgatagatgtcttatatcgggatatgagattttggtcatatcgcacagccctatgtGACAATGTCAGGTACAAGGAATGgacatgagtgaaaaagcagtcaaTGTCCACAGAAGACCTGTATAAAGAGataaggggtggctcaagacttttgcacctGTTGTCTCGTGTAAATAGAAACCTCAGTCCAGCTGTGAGCAAACAGCTATGCTGCACACAAAGCAGTCAAACATCACCACTGATTATCTGCAGGTACAAATTTATTCACATGATCTCAGACAGTTTTACAGCTCAATGATTGGTTCACAGCTCAGCTGTGTCCTTGCAGGGGGCGCCATCCATACAGCCTCTGTGACCGCTGAGCTCAGCACATTCAGGTAAAATGGACTCAGCTGGACACTTTATTctccaaccaatcagaacaTGCAGAAACCTTCACATCAGGAAGCATCGACTCCAGCTGACGGAGCAGGCGGGGTCAGTTGTTATATCACAGAACCAAGGTtatagagcaggggtggggaactccaggcctcatggtccggtgtcctgcaggttttagatctcaccctgggtcaacacacctgaatcacatgataaGTTCATtaacaggcctctggagaacgtACGGTTACGGTGTAACCTTGGTTCTCTTAGTgagagactatctctccacacCGTAATGgtgtggagagatagtctcgaTATGCTAGAGAACTTCAGGGCacgttgaggaggtcatttagccatttgaatcagctgacacatctaaaacctgcaggacagcggccctgGAGGTCTGGAGTTGGACAGCCTTGGTTTAAAGTGAGATGCAAAGCTACTGGCACATTGCAGACAGGTAGTGTTACACAGCAGCAGGTTAGAGAAGTCACCTGACCCAGAGACTGAGGTCATTCAGCTGGTCTCACCTGTCCCAGGGTGAGGTGATCAGCACGTTCTCAGGCTCACGCCCCGAATCACATCTTGCTAAAGCTAAACTATCTCACGACAGAATGAGCTGCAGCCACAGCGTAACACAAACAGTATTTAAAGGAACATTTGGATCACCACCTGAAATCACCGACattacaacaataaaaacacagaaaaactccACATTTATTACAGGAACATAAATGTGCAGAGGCTCCTTCAAACACAGACATGTGATGTGTTCTGAGCATGAGCAGAAACCTGAGACTCAGAACACGTTCAGGTCATGTTCACATCATGAGGTGAAGGAGCTGCAGCATCGGAGGCCTCATTAAACCGAAGCACAGAAGGAATGATGTGCAAACACGTCAGCCAGGTATCAGGGTGAAAACAATCCGCCTCAGGCTCCGCCCCCAAACCACATTAGCCATAGAAATTCCTGCAGGGCTCTGACGAGTGTTCGTGTTTTAAACTGAAGCTGTTGATTAGCCAATCACGTTGTCCTCAGCAGCACCGTCACACTGATTGACAGCTGTGTTTCGGATCCACAGCTCggggccgtttatcaatgcccaagtacgcgagtacgtactcgcgttctcggtgagtacgtacccgccgagaacgcacgggagtacgtacccgccgagaacgcgagcacggactcgtgatttgtacagtcggaacaccagcgtacgtgatgatgtcacaggtccggagtttttactgccgtcccctcttaatttaactgtgagtaacatgttatgaagcttaactttaatcacagccaaaccggtttactcaggaacaaataaaacactgaaataaaccaaacattaacatttagaagtgatctaagtgacttatatatcatttttaacctcagtagtgaaacctctattaataaaaatagtgtacatgtaccaagggcgtagatttggttttggcattggtggggacgggtgtttcaaccaccgaaccccgccctgtttctttttttttttccttttcgtctttgcttcttgataaaaaaggagaaatatacttgcctacatatgctattctacatgctattaaaccatttaaaattacaattcatagttttatatgtgaattatataatgttaaattactattaaacaaatgactaagtattttagactttagtttacttcagccatattccacataaatcaggtatcatacaaaaataaaaatagcttcaaatagagtcaagacaataaaagaatataattTTCAGGACTTAAATGTGGGATGGAgcgatttcgcaggtctttcctccccactgctgtcagactccacaacaaagacttttgcagctgatcaaacacacaataaGACGTTgtaagttgtatttttactcagttgtatataacatttgtattctatttttatcctaatgtatattttattctactattttattctattctgtacagtatattattcttattgtattctaatttttgctatataactttgcactgtccactttctgctgtgacaaaacgaAAGGCAATCTTATCTTAACAcgattacttcagttatagtacaccaacttctcttatacattagcactaagagAACACTAAATGAACTGGTGGTTTTTGTCGATAAAACTCATCTAAGATGAccacaaaattattattctgtgcttgatgtgcctcacctttggccctggcttttcccctctgactgcactaggacatattgcctcttgataaaataacacattgattcgtgccatataaaaagtgagacaattcagattctttgtcaaatctACACTAATCAATCAATTTTACATCAGCAGccaaacaatttgtgcaaactgcactacaaggtggaatatttgcgaAATATCATGACTaactcatgatattttgtctcaaaaattaaccctatgaatatgtcagtgccactaggatgaaattattgtgtcaccaacattttaacgtataattttaacagcgtctctaaactaatatcctggcttgctcgaggctgccgttttttctgacagtttcaatcaaaattagaaatgctgctctgagactgagataactaatagtgctgcctgatGTGCAGTTAGTGTCCAAAAGCCGtaattcatggttacatacaattttagactgatgtgggccaaagcctagcatagcctgtaacgttattatgacggacacattttatgagtgaacttgactttaagtgacttacaggtttctttgaaaaatactttcttatatgcacgttcttcctctttgctgccatcctcctctcctcctcgcagcgcaggcttgccgctgctgaaactaaacagagctccctgaaaggcacagccaatcacattggccatatttgtcacatgaggtcggactccagtagagaacgtaattt
It includes:
- the LOC134634268 gene encoding endothelial zinc finger protein induced by tumor necrosis factor alpha-like; translation: MEPPAEGKQLFLLGAAGEEERRKEVGCQWESPEEDRKEVGCQSEAAERRDAAVQVDLLSQQLTWRHSGSSAMLLQCIAVRADGPDGGALLQHCTTNRTRTRIIRPAPKLSDEPTPAKSRTQRRRLVPQSSNNSDKQSRRRRHESSDTDQQKEAEVMTVEEDVTADPTWTPSEGGVALQPLPSAPGALRADSQDAAAVKLELDSTVCDVCGKVMKNKSSLARHSFIHTGKKPFACHLCELRFNRRDNLQHHLNRLHPDGIAKREKQRQVQAWLCAVCGKTFSCRSRLKTHEVIHSGVKPHSCDLCPKAYMRANDLEHHKKVVHVDGAAEPPRPSSLLCDFCGKEFKCRSQLAVHFQTHTGERPHLCDICGRKFARQYQLKRHKVLVHSNHINGEDSPPDAPFACGVCGKRLKSEALLTAHARIHTGDKPHRCGVCLRSFQRATCLKQHQVRVHLRVRAGDTSASRRRSTATSEKAFPCTVCSKVFKFRSLLASHSTIHSDARPFACDFCSRRFRRLSHLKRHREVVHANGARLPQSFVCHICGKDKKCRSQLARHVIIHTGERPFACDLCSARFNRHGNLQQHRKRMHGVGTPPDEEDPPILFDDDAVLTYKQEETVVDCAAELSEDDVDAAQQLDAT